The following proteins are co-located in the Choristoneura fumiferana chromosome 23, NRCan_CFum_1, whole genome shotgun sequence genome:
- the LOC141441020 gene encoding uncharacterized protein: protein MYQQPSTGPTPGALPGGAGNTAPPVQQPVEQATGRGKDFGEAALASITVSSRVPEFWTDMPRLWFLQFEAVVENQRLGDAAKQNLVTTKLSKQAIKQVSDLLLSPPEGNRYQALKDRLLQIYEESDTRQTQKLLGEMELGSQKPSQLARSMRDLARGKIQDQTLIIMWTSHLPSAVQAVLAASEVTDLEKLAIMADRVMEATRPLEVTEIASVKQRSKDSGIAAKLDKLSLEVAELRRARKPYKDTTPRRQQSKSRSRDTSKNGRKPGWLCYYHFRYGKKAAKCVKPCNWNDMPVPTEN from the coding sequence atgtaTCAGCAGCCATCCACAGGACCCACGCCGGGCGCGCTACCGGGTGGGGCTGGAAATACTGCTCCGCCGGTGCAGCAGCCCGTGGAGCAGGCGACGGGACGAGGCAAGGATTTTGGAGAGGCGGCGTTGGCCAGCATAACAGTATCTTCGAGAGTTCCAGAGTTTTGGACCGACATGCCAAGGCTTTGGTTTTTGCAATTTGAAGCAGTGGTGGAAAACCAGCGATTAGGAGATGCCGCTAAACAGAACCTGGTTACGACGAAGCTAAGTAAACAAGCTATAAAGCAGGTGAGCGATTTGCTATTATCACCTCCTGAGGGCAACAGATACCAGGCTTTAAAAGATCGGTTACTGCAGATCTACGAAGAGTCTGATACGCGACAGACACAGAAGCTACTGGGAGAGATGGAACTAGGCAGCCAAAAGCCATCCCAACTCGCCAGGAGTATGCGAGACCTCGCGCGCGGGAAGATCCAAGATCAGACATTGATCATAATGTGGACTAGCCATTTACCATCAGCGGTGCAGGCAGTGTTAGCCGCATCCGAGGTGACAGACCTAGAAAAATTAGCCATAATGGCAGACAGGGTGATGGAAGCCACTCGCCCATTAGAGGTCACGGAGATAGCCAGCGTGAAGCAGCGATCCAAAGATTCGGGTATAGCTGCCAAGCTGGACAAGCTTTCATTGGAAGTGGCAGAGTTGCGGAGGGCAAGAAAGCCGTACAAGGACACCACTCCGAGAAGACAGCAGTCGAAGTCACGTTCGCGAGATACCAGCAAGAATGGCCGTAAACCAGGATGGTTATGTTATTACCATTTCCGATATGGGAAGAAAGCCGCGAAGTGCGTGAAACCGTGTAACTGGAACGACATGCCGGTGCCGACGGAAAACTAA